The Ruminococcaceae bacterium BL-4 region TCCATACTATCTTCTACCGACTGATCGATCAAATCAAAAAAGCTTCCAGTTCCTTCTGCACCCTTCCATGACCACGGTGCCAACAAAATATTGGCATAATCAAAATTTTCATCCTCCATAATAGGGCGAATATGGCTGCTGACTGTTTTTCCTGAATGTTCAATTTTTCTTAAAAAGGTACGCTTAAAACCGGTTTTATCAGTTAAAAATCGAAAAGCTGTGCGGCAATCTTTTGTTGCCTGATAAAGATCATCCTGAGATAATTTCTTTCCATAAGCCGATAAAATAACCTGTTGATAGAGCTCTGCAATCTTCTGTTGAACGGTCTCATCCTGCGGAACTGTACGAGTCAGGGGAAAATCAACAGGAAGTTCTCCTAATTCACTCCTTAAAACAATCGTATCCAGAGCGGATTCAATCTCATTGTGATAAACGCTTAAATCCTGAGAAGGATCTTTTTCTTTCAAAAAATTAGCGCAATAATACACATATGGATGAGCAGTTCGGTCCAAAGAATAATGGCATAAAAATCCATACACATAGGAACGCATCAAACTACCAGGCATCTGGCCACAAACATTACGCAGCGCACGAAAAAAAGGTTCGGGAGCTTCCCAATGAATCTTTCCTCCCCATGGACAAAGACTTTTTCCCCTTTGCCACGGCAAATAACGATGTGTGAAAAGGAAATCAGGCCCCTGTGCGCCCCAAAGAAACGCATCACCATTTTGGGCTGGAATATTTTCCTTTTTCATTTCTTCCAAAACTTTTTGGGACTGCAGATAATGTGTAATTGCTGCAGGCATAGCTGATACTTCCCTTCCAAATCTCTCTCATAAAAAGACTTGTCCTTTTTAATTCCATAAAAAAAGAGTGCAGATTTCTCCGTACTCTAAATCGTATCATATTTTTCATGAAAAGAAAAGGAGTTTCAGACGATCCAATTTGAAAAATTCATCTTATCCGTCAAAGAACTTTTGAAAGAAAATCCTTTAAACGCGGATGTTTTGGATTTTCAAAAAACTCTTCCGGCGGCGCTTCTTCTAAGACTTGGCCGTCATCGACAAACAGCACCCGCGTTGCAACCTCTTTGGCGAAATTCATTTCATGAGTCACAACGGCCATTGTCATACCCTCTTGGGCAAGCTCTTTCATAACCTGCAGCACTTCGCCAACCATTTCAGGATCCAGAGCACTGGTCGGCTCATCAAACAACATCATCTTAGGGTCCATCGCTAAGGCACGGATAATCGCAATTCTCTGCTTTTGTCCTCCGGAAAGCTGAGAAGGGTAAGCATCCTCTTTATCGGGAAGTCCAATCCGTTTCAAAAGCTGCATTGCCTTTTCATCGGCTTCTTCCTGCGTTTTCAGCTTCAACATCACAGGAGCTAATGTAATATTTTGCCGTACCGTTAAATGCGGAAAAAGATTAAAATGTTGGAAAACCATGCCCATCTGACGGCGGACCGCATCGACATCGACTCCAGGCACATTGATTCTCTTTCCATCAAACCAGATTTCTCCGCTGGTTGGCATTTCCAGCAGATTCATGCAGCGTAAAAAAGTACTTTTACCGGAACCGGAAGGCCCAATGATAACAACTTTTTCTCCATCTACAATTTCTTGATTGATTCCTTTGAGCACTTCCACCGTGCCATTCATCGTATGGAACGATTTATGAAGATTTTTAACGGAGATCACTTCTCGCCAGCCTCCTTTCAATACGATGCAGGATTGCTGTAAGCCCGATCACAATCAGCAGATAGACCAAAGCAACTGCAAGAAGTGGTGGGAACGCATCATAGGTAATGGAACGAATAATATCGCCGCCCTTGGTCAAATCTTGGATACCAACATATCCGGCAACAGAAGTCTCTTTTAAAAGCGCGATAAATTCATTAAATACTGCAGGAGCTACATTTTTAAACGCCTGCGGCAAAATAATTTTAATCAGCGTTTGCTTTTGACTCAATCCCAGAGAACGTCCTGCTTCTGTTTGACCGCGATCCACCGACTGAATTCCACTGCGGATTACTTCAGCCACATAAGCACCGGAATTGATTCCGAATGATAGAACTGCAATCACCAGAGGCGCGCCACTAGTCAGGATCGCAAAATACATAATCATCAGCTGAACTACCATAGGTGTACCACGAATCACTGTTAGGTAGAGACCGCAAACTGCATTCAAAATACGAATCCACCAGCTACGCTGTCCATTGCCATATGCTACACGCACTAGAGCAATTAAAACGCCTAAGATCACACCAATCAGCAAAGCCCCTGCTGTGATCAACAGCGTATTTCCAAGTCCTTTGACCAGATACAGATACCGATTCTGACGGATAAAATCATCAAATAATCTGGCGCTAAGATCATTCCAAAAACCCATAGGGTTTCCTTCCCCCTTTTGAACACCAAACCGCAGGACGGCGATTCTGGCACGTCCTGCGGTTTAATTAGATGTTAATTTTTAGTCTGCACTGATATATTGGCTGACAATCTTATCCATCTCTCCGCTGTCGTTCAGTTCTTTAATGACTCCATTAATTGTTTCTTTAAGATCACTGTTCTTAGGTACTGCAATCGCATAAGTCTCTTCCGTCAGTGCCTCATCCAGCTTTTGAATCTTATCCGAATTCTTAGATACATATTTTTCAGCCGGGAAGTTATCAATAACAACTGCATCAATCCGTCCCGCAATCATATCGGAAATCGCATCCATGCCCTTAGGATAACGTTTTACTTCGCCAACTTTAATGTCGCTGGAACCATCTTCATTCGTGCAATAAATATCACCGGTAGTTCCCTGCTGAACCCCAACGGTTTTTCCGTTCAAATCGGTACGGCTCTTAATATCGCTGCCCTTCTTAACAATGATTGCCTGAGACGCATTATAATAAGTATCCGTAAAATCAACATTCTTAAGCCGATCTTCCGTTACGCTCAAGCCTGCCGCACTAAAATCAGCTTTTCCGGTCTGGACACTCGGCACGCAGGAATCAAATGCAATATCGGTGATTTCAAGTTTGACTCCAAGTTTATCTGCAACCTTCTGTGCAATATCTACATCGATACCAACAATTTTGTCGTTATCTTTATACTCAAAAGGCTCAAACTCTGCGTTCGTTACCATCGTGATCTTCCCCGCTGCCTTAATTTTAGCAACAGCACTATCCGAAGCCGCAGAAGCTGCAGAAGTAGTTGTACCAGAAGCTGCGGTAGAAGAAGCACTGCTGGAAGAACTGCCGCCACAAGCGGTGCAACCAGCGATCATAGCAGCTGCTAAAGCAAAAGCTGCAAACATTTTCATTTTTTTCATAATCTTTTCCTCCATAAAACCATTCAAGAATTATCAATTGAACGATTTTGATTATATCGCATAAATATTCATAATTCAAGCTTTTTTTGTATATTTGTCAAAAAAGAATTTCCGGGTCCATTTCACGGACAGCTTTTGTGCAATTTATATTGCAAACGCTCAAAAGTGC contains the following coding sequences:
- a CDS encoding Amino acid ABC transporter permease — encoded protein: MGFWNDLSARLFDDFIRQNRYLYLVKGLGNTLLITAGALLIGVILGVLIALVRVAYGNGQRSWWIRILNAVCGLYLTVIRGTPMVVQLMIMYFAILTSGAPLVIAVLSFGINSGAYVAEVIRSGIQSVDRGQTEAGRSLGLSQKQTLIKIILPQAFKNVAPAVFNEFIALLKETSVAGYVGIQDLTKGGDIIRSITYDAFPPLLAVALVYLLIVIGLTAILHRIERRLARSDLR
- a CDS encoding Zn_dep_PLPC domain-containing protein — translated: MPAAITHYLQSQKVLEEMKKENIPAQNGDAFLWGAQGPDFLFTHRYLPWQRGKSLCPWGGKIHWEAPEPFFRALRNVCGQMPGSLMRSYVYGFLCHYSLDRTAHPYVYYCANFLKEKDPSQDLSVYHNEIESALDTIVLRSELGELPVDFPLTRTVPQDETVQQKIAELYQQVILSAYGKKLSQDDLYQATKDCRTAFRFLTDKTGFKRTFLRKIEHSGKTVSSHIRPIMEDENFDYANILLAPWSWKGAEGTGSFFDLIDQSVEDSMELIRHFFSTDDFHEFTEDRNFEGRVILSESD
- the glnQ gene encoding glutamine ABC transporter (ATP-binding protein) (Evidence 2a : Function from experimental evidences in other organisms; PubMedId : 1856180; Product type t : transporter), whose product is MISVKNLHKSFHTMNGTVEVLKGINQEIVDGEKVVIIGPSGSGKSTFLRCMNLLEMPTSGEIWFDGKRINVPGVDVDAVRRQMGMVFQHFNLFPHLTVRQNITLAPVMLKLKTQEEADEKAMQLLKRIGLPDKEDAYPSQLSGGQKQRIAIIRALAMDPKMMLFDEPTSALDPEMVGEVLQVMKELAQEGMTMAVVTHEMNFAKEVATRVLFVDDGQVLEEAPPEEFFENPKHPRLKDFLSKVL
- a CDS encoding Amino acid ABC transporter substrate-binding protein, with product MKKMKMFAAFALAAAMIAGCTACGGSSSSSASSTAASGTTTSAASAASDSAVAKIKAAGKITMVTNAEFEPFEYKDNDKIVGIDVDIAQKVADKLGVKLEITDIAFDSCVPSVQTGKADFSAAGLSVTEDRLKNVDFTDTYYNASQAIIVKKGSDIKSRTDLNGKTVGVQQGTTGDIYCTNEDGSSDIKVGEVKRYPKGMDAISDMIAGRIDAVVIDNFPAEKYVSKNSDKIQKLDEALTEETYAIAVPKNSDLKETINGVIKELNDSGEMDKIVSQYISAD